In Flavobacterium cerinum, one genomic interval encodes:
- a CDS encoding GNAT family N-acetyltransferase: MGKALLEKVKTIGEAADCINMQWQTPDFNENAIRFYKRIGGIGKNKVRFTLPL; this comes from the coding sequence ATCGGAAAGGCATTGCTGGAAAAAGTAAAGACAATTGGTGAAGCAGCGGATTGCATCAATATGCAATGGCAGACCCCGGATTTTAATGAGAATGCGATTCGGTTTTACAAAAGAATAGGTGGAATAGGGAAGAATAAGGTACGGTTTACATTACCGTTATAA
- a CDS encoding GNAT family N-acetyltransferase, which yields MRISSVSIADIEILQQIGKDTFFETFSANNSEEDMKKYLENSFSIPKLTAELNNPDSRFFIVWDDVNAVGYLKVNFGQAQTELQDDTAIEIERIYVKSEYHGQKVGQLLYEKALEIAEQEQMKYVWLAVWEENQRATRFYTKNGFVAFDKHIFRLGDEEQTDIMMKKELR from the coding sequence ATGCGAATTAGCAGTGTTTCGATTGCTGATATTGAAATACTGCAACAGATAGGAAAAGATACTTTTTTTGAAACGTTTTCGGCAAACAACTCCGAAGAAGACATGAAGAAATACCTGGAGAATAGCTTTAGTATTCCCAAATTAACAGCGGAATTGAATAATCCGGATTCACGGTTTTTTATCGTTTGGGATGACGTAAATGCTGTGGGCTATTTAAAAGTAAACTTTGGTCAGGCACAAACGGAATTACAGGATGATACTGCGATCGAAATAGAACGGATTTATGTGAAAAGTGAATATCACGGACAAAAGGTCGGTCAGTTGCTTTATGAAAAAGCATTGGAAATTGCAGAGCAGGAACAAATGAAATATGTCTGGTTAGCAGTTTGGGAAGAAAACCAGAGAGCTACTCGTTTTTATACCAAGAATGGATTTGTCGCATTTGATAAACATATTTTCCGATTAGGGGATGAAGAACAAACCGACATCATGATGAAAAAAGAGTTACGATAA
- a CDS encoding S41 family peptidase, which translates to MMKLKTIFTLIVTILFVSVNAQKASGYIQKEDLNKDFDFLINAIKATHPNPCTGISKSEFENKVTMIRQQFKDSLSLKQYYQYIAPLVASLQDGHTALTFPGRKLLNANDALFPYIVEAKMVKPYLKITENISPDYNQIPVGAEILKINNHTAEEIIRKIIENTSGESDMYRLKKSADFNMFAFLFGAFYELGETVKVSYKFENQHFEKTVPTVTLTNLMGIAKNRKPANKNNTTETPDFLLQLKPESKTAILEIRYFNDKEKFQAFLKTSFKTIQDNKIKKLVIDIRENGGGNSALGDELLKYLAVTPFRQFDRTLIKYSQLQKDIYAEYCKEDAQYCNQYNYIKEKHNGAVETFPVKELILPYAKADRFNGKIFLLTSVRTFSSAMNFAQAFKQYKIGTVVGEETGGWLVSYGDRIMVNLPVSKIPLSISTKKFYTVGATDKDLHGVKPDVNIKSDAALDYVIKE; encoded by the coding sequence ATGATGAAGCTTAAAACAATATTTACCCTTATAGTGACAATCCTTTTTGTATCCGTAAATGCGCAAAAAGCATCCGGATATATCCAAAAAGAGGACCTGAATAAAGATTTCGATTTTTTGATCAATGCGATAAAAGCCACGCATCCGAATCCGTGCACAGGAATTTCAAAATCCGAATTTGAAAACAAGGTGACGATGATTCGCCAACAGTTTAAGGATTCGCTATCCTTAAAACAATATTATCAATATATCGCACCATTAGTGGCTTCGCTACAGGATGGGCATACGGCACTTACTTTTCCGGGAAGGAAACTTTTAAATGCCAATGATGCTCTTTTTCCGTATATCGTGGAAGCGAAAATGGTAAAGCCTTATCTGAAAATTACGGAAAACATCAGCCCGGATTATAACCAGATTCCGGTTGGCGCTGAGATTTTAAAAATCAACAACCACACGGCGGAAGAAATTATCCGGAAGATTATAGAAAATACAAGTGGAGAAAGCGATATGTACCGGTTAAAAAAGAGTGCCGATTTTAATATGTTTGCCTTTCTTTTTGGTGCTTTTTACGAATTAGGAGAAACGGTAAAGGTGAGTTATAAATTCGAGAACCAGCATTTTGAAAAAACGGTGCCGACAGTTACGTTAACCAACCTAATGGGAATTGCTAAAAACAGAAAACCGGCTAATAAAAATAATACAACAGAAACACCTGATTTTTTATTACAGCTAAAACCGGAATCGAAAACTGCCATTTTGGAGATTCGCTATTTTAATGATAAAGAAAAGTTTCAGGCGTTTTTAAAAACCAGTTTTAAGACAATTCAGGATAATAAAATCAAGAAATTAGTAATCGACATTCGGGAAAACGGAGGCGGAAACTCGGCATTGGGCGATGAGTTGTTAAAATACCTGGCGGTTACACCGTTTCGCCAGTTTGACCGAACTTTGATCAAATATAGCCAATTGCAAAAAGATATCTATGCTGAATATTGCAAAGAAGATGCACAATATTGTAATCAGTATAATTATATTAAAGAAAAACATAATGGTGCAGTAGAAACATTTCCGGTAAAAGAGTTGATTTTGCCTTATGCCAAAGCTGATCGTTTTAACGGTAAAATATTTTTGCTTACCAGTGTGCGAACATTCTCTTCGGCGATGAATTTTGCTCAGGCGTTTAAACAGTATAAAATCGGTACCGTTGTAGGGGAAGAAACCGGTGGCTGGCTGGTTTCATACGGCGATCGTATCATGGTTAATCTGCCGGTGTCAAAAATTCCGCTTTCTATTTCAACTAAGAAATTTTATACCGTCGGAGCAACCGATAAAGATTTACATGGTGTTAAACCGGACGTGAATATTAAGTCGGATGCAGCATTGGATTATGTAATAAAAGAATAA
- a CDS encoding aminotransferase-like domain-containing protein yields the protein MDSPILIHLVENIVLNPALERPLYLQLADALLNFIKKGKLRSGQKLPSTRDVAGLLHLNRITVAKAYDELQMQGWLESFVGRGTFISSHLIDHEPKTLGGSLQPNALKTAGFFVPDQDFPDKTSDIPIPELHLDDGYPDPRLAPLKELYRAYRNQLTRGGLYHRFGSYSDAAGPQYYRETLSDYLNTTRGLRTTAQNILSVRGTLMGINLVCTALIRPGDVVVSGVPGWKRADHNFLHAGARHIGIPVDEHGLVVDQLREICKKQKVRMVYVTPHHHYPTTVSLRIDRRLELLRLANEYGFIIFEDDYDFDFHYKHRPLSPLASADENGMVIYCGSFSKSFSPAFRMGYLVAAENVIEHLARIRILLDRQGDHMLDNAMADIVQDGTLQRYTRKAIPIYEERRNLFCDLLSNELNDAVTFTVPEGGMTVWTTFNDAINLELLARKAYQKGLLLSDGKTHHYPDYKTNSIRLGFASATKEELIRSVALLKRII from the coding sequence ATGGATAGTCCAATTTTGATTCACCTTGTTGAAAATATTGTCTTAAATCCCGCTCTTGAACGTCCGCTCTATCTTCAATTAGCCGATGCATTGCTAAATTTTATCAAAAAGGGAAAACTTCGATCCGGACAAAAACTGCCTTCAACCCGAGATGTTGCCGGATTATTACACCTTAACCGGATTACAGTGGCTAAAGCCTATGACGAATTACAAATGCAGGGATGGCTGGAAAGTTTTGTCGGTCGCGGTACATTTATATCCTCACATCTAATTGATCATGAACCGAAAACTTTAGGCGGAAGCTTACAACCAAACGCTTTAAAAACAGCCGGTTTTTTTGTTCCTGATCAGGATTTTCCGGATAAAACAAGCGACATTCCCATTCCGGAACTTCATCTTGATGACGGTTATCCCGATCCCCGATTAGCACCTTTAAAAGAATTATACCGGGCGTATCGCAATCAGCTTACACGTGGCGGATTATACCATCGGTTTGGCAGTTATAGCGATGCCGCCGGACCGCAATACTATAGGGAAACATTATCTGATTATCTCAACACTACCCGCGGATTACGGACTACAGCACAGAACATTCTTTCCGTACGCGGAACGCTAATGGGAATTAATCTGGTTTGCACCGCATTGATTCGTCCGGGTGATGTTGTTGTTTCAGGTGTTCCGGGATGGAAAAGAGCCGATCATAATTTTCTTCATGCCGGTGCCCGCCATATCGGAATTCCTGTAGATGAACACGGATTGGTTGTGGATCAACTTCGGGAAATTTGTAAGAAACAAAAAGTACGAATGGTCTATGTAACACCACATCATCATTATCCGACCACGGTATCACTGCGTATCGATCGCCGACTGGAATTGCTGCGCTTAGCCAATGAATACGGGTTTATTATTTTTGAAGACGACTATGATTTCGACTTTCATTATAAACATCGTCCGTTATCACCGCTTGCCAGTGCCGATGAAAACGGTATGGTTATTTACTGCGGTTCTTTTAGCAAAAGTTTTTCTCCGGCATTTCGGATGGGCTATCTGGTCGCTGCTGAAAATGTAATAGAACATCTGGCTCGTATTCGTATTTTACTGGATCGACAAGGCGACCATATGCTTGACAATGCTATGGCCGATATAGTACAGGACGGGACTTTACAGCGCTATACCCGAAAAGCAATTCCGATCTATGAAGAAAGGCGTAATCTGTTTTGCGACTTACTATCAAATGAATTAAATGATGCAGTGACCTTTACCGTTCCCGAAGGCGGCATGACGGTGTGGACCACTTTTAACGATGCCATCAATTTGGAATTGCTCGCCCGAAAAGCGTATCAGAAAGGGCTATTGTTATCGGACGGAAAAACGCATCATTATCCGGATTATAAAACCAATTCGATACGTCTTGGATTTGCTTCAGCTACAAAAGAAGAATTAATCCGAAGTGTTGCATTATTAAAGCGTATTATTTAA